Genomic DNA from Pelagibaculum spongiae:
ATTGCTCTGATGATTGTGCATACGCCAAATTAATCCCGCTAACCGCCACCGCTCCTGTGAAGATCCATGCGGCAGCCCTGCTTGCCCAGTTCGTTATTGCTGGATTCATAAAACTATCCTTTTTTTATTTCTGTTTTATTTTTATTTTTACTGCAGGTTGTCGCAGTTGCTGCCGCCACGTGGATTATTTTCACAGCGTAATGGACTTTGCATTCGCACTACGCTGGTACTGGTTAAAGGTATCCAATAGTCATGTCGGCTAATAACCCGCCGATTACGACATGCGGTCCATTGCTCATGTTGATAGCCGCCATCTGCGCGAAAGGTTTTCATCGCCTGATAAATAATTGCATTAATAAAAGGCACTCGCAGTGGATAGCACCAAGTGCTTTCTATTTTTAATAAATTGGCATCTTGCAGGTTTATCGGTCGACCATTGATGCTTCGCTGTGCATCGCTATACACATTCAAATTATCATTGGGAATTTGCCAAATCGGTTGGCTTTCCCGAAACTTGCCACCGCTAGGACAGCCGACGCCACGGCAGGGTTCTAATGTTCTAACCCGCTGACGAAATGAATCAAACATTTGCTGGGTTGGCGACAACACATTAATTTTTACACCACCCGCACCAGAACCTCGAATGGTTTCGTTAAACCGAAACAATTGCTGGAAGGCAAAATACGACAGCATATTTGGATCTTCATTTGGTTTAACTCGATATTCAGCAGGCGCCAAAGTCTGCGCCAAAGCGTTACGCATTGGGTTTAAAAAACCATTTTCAGTAGCGCCAGCTCTGGCAGCCTGCACCGTGGCATGATTAAGGGTTGCCTTGGCTTTGTACATTTGAGCAACCTGAATTAAACCCATAATTAACAGCACTAGAACAGGCATTAAAATGGCTGTTTCAGTTAATGACTGCCCCCGCTGCTGTTTTTTATTCATTATTTTTGCTCAGGGTAATTATTTTATTTAACGACTTTTGATTATTTACTAACCAGTTTGCTGAGCAGTTTGCTCATCTGCTGATAACCAGGATCACTAGCATCCGACATGCCAACTCCTTCTTCCAAGGTCGATATAGCCTGACGAATTCTGGTCAGCGCCATATTATTCCAGCCTTTACTTTTTTCTGGTGAAAGCTGAATACACTTTTCAAAGGCTCTTATTGCCGCATCTAGCTGGCCAGTGCGCACATAAATATTACCGAGCCGAAACCAGGTTTCATACAAGGTCGGGTTTTTATCAACAATCTTTAAATAATAAGCTTCCGCGTCGACCAATCGCCCTTGCCGATATGCCTGATCCGCTTTGAGCAATATATCGGTATCTAGCGTTTTCTTAGCTGGCGCTGAACTACAACCGGCAATAAGTAAAGCCATTCCGATTGCCATCATTATTTTTTTATTCACGCGAATACTCCACTGCTTTTATTATTCGTTGGCTAGCTACTGCTTTAACCTTTCGAATATTGATCATGCAATATGCCGATACGATCTACCGTACCCGCCGCTACTTCAATCACCGAACGCGCTTTCAAACAAGTAGCAAAATGCCAGGGTTTGAAGTCTCGATCGATTCGCAGTATTTGTTGGTTTTTATCTAGCCAGATTAGATCTAGCGAAAACTTCATAAACAAGCTGTGTACCGAGTTACACGGGATAATCCACAGCCCTTTATTATCGGTTAGGCCAGTTTGCCCCAGTAGCCCTTTCATTCGGCTCCAAGGTTTATCTGCCAACTTTAAATCCAGTATTTGTAATAAATCTGGTGAGTTGTATTGGTCGATTTTACTGGCGGCCTGCATCAGAACGACTCCAACAACATCATGCCAATCGGGAAGAAAATGATGATAAAAGTCACCGGGAAAATAAACGCAACCAATGGAAAGATTAATTTAACCGGTGCTTGCATTGCTTGTTTTTCTGCAATCTGAAAACGCTCGGTCCGTCGCTGGTCGGCTTGAATTTTTAAAGTTTCACCCACACTAGCGCCTGACTTTTCAGCTTGAAGCACTGCGTTTACAAAAGTAGTTACTGGCCCCATATCTAATCGATTAGCCATGGCACGCAAGGCATCGGGCCGGGACATACCAGCACGCGTATCGCGCACTACTTTAGAAAACTCCGACTTTAAAGGCCCGTCAGGTCCTTTTTCTACCGCCTGAATAATCGCCCCTGAAAAATTCATACCGGCCTGAATCGCCATGGTCAAGAAATCCAGATAAGTCGGTAATGCCTTGATCATCTGTTTTTCTCGTTTATTTCTCAGATCATTAATTGACAGCATCGGCATAAAATAACCAAGTAATGCAGCCAGACCTAACAATAACGGGTCACTGATTTCCAGCATTGCCAAGCAAAGCCAGCACACTAGCATTACCAAGAGCGCTGAGGTCATTTGCAAGCCTACCAATTGTTCTGGCGACATCAAATAACGCATTCCGGCGCGATTGAGCTTTTTATTTAATCGTTCGATTAATTCAACCGGTAAAAAATCTCCCACGTAATGAGAGAAAAAACGAACCAAAGGCCAGATCAATCGCATTTTTCCGGACAGTGGATCGAGGTATTGCCGATCTTCTCGTTTAATTCCTGCCGCCGTTTGAGTGATCGCCACGACCAAAAGCACTATTGCTAGCGGCAATAACAGCATAAACATCAGCTTTAGAAATTCTGGGTTATATGATTCAGACATCGATAGTCACTATTTTTTTGATGAAGAAAAAACCCTGCAACTCCAGCACAACAATCACTGCACATGCTGCCCATCCCCAGGCAGTATCAAACAACTTGGCCATTGCTTGGGGTTCCATTTGAAACAAAATCACCCCCAAAGCGAATGGCAACAAAGCCATCACATATCCTTGCGCCTTTCCCATTGCCGTCAGCGCGTTAATTTTTCCTTCCAGTTCTAATTTACGGCGGATGGTCTCTGCTAACCGAGACAAGACTTCTGCCAAGCTGCCACCGACTTCACGGGAAATTTTCATCCCGGCAACCACCATTTTGAAATCATCCATTGGCATGCGTTCAGCCATGTTTTCCAATGCGTCTTCAAAATCGACACCCACACGAATTTCTTTTAATAGCAGCCCAAATTCCTGGCGAATTGGCCCTGTAGATTCAGCCACTAGCATTTCCATCGCCACCGGAGTACTGGTACCGGCTCGCATCATTGACGACATTGAATTCAATGCATCGGGTAATTCCAGCATAAATTTATCTTGCCGCTGTTTGCGCAAAAATTGATAAACTGCTCTAGGGAAAAATGCCATTAATGAACCACCGATAATCGCTGGCCCCCAATGTCCGGCGACTAACCAGATAACAAAAAAAGAAATAAACATCGCAACCAAGTTTAATAAATATAACCGGCTGGGATCGATAAAAATAAACAGCTCTGCCAACCCCACATTGGCAGTTTCATTCACCGAACTTTGATAGCGATCGATTAAATGTTGTGAGCCTTGGTAGCCTAGGTAGAGCAACAGCAATACCGAAACAAAAATACCACCGCCCATTAAAATTATCTGAGTCATAAGCGATGGCCTTTTTCAAATAACGAAAGGTCAGTTTCTAAACCACGGCGCTTCATATCTTCACAGAAATCTGGAATTAATCCGGTAGCTTCAAAATATCCACGCACCCTGCCATTTTCATCAAAACCATCTTGACGAAAACGGAAAATCTCACCCAATTGAACAATTTCACCTTCAATACCATTCACTTCACTAATGCTGGTCACCCGGCGGCTACCGCAAGAAAAACGAGTCTGTTGAACAATAATATTCACTGCCGATGCAATTTGCTCTCGAATGGCTTGCACTGGTAATTCCATACCAGACATCAACACCAGAACTTCCATTCGGGAAATACAATCACGGGGAGAATTTGAGTGAATCGTAGTTAAAGAACCATCGTGACCGGTGTTCATTGCCTGCAGCATGTCCAGTGCTTCACCGCCACGACACTCACCAACCACAATTCGGTCTGGGCGCATTCGCAAACAGTTTTTCACTAACTCTCGAATCGCTACCGCACCTTTACCTTCCTGGTTGGGCGGTCGAGCTTCTAGAGAAACCAAATTAGGCTGATAAAGCTGCAATTCCGCAGCATCTTCTACGGTAATGATTCGTTCATTGTCTGGAATGAAATTGGAAAGCACATTTAAAAGCGTGGTTTTACCAGAACCGGTACCACCAGAAATCACCAAATTTTGTTTATGTGTCACACAGGCTTGTAAAAAAGACACCATTGGCTGACTTAACGAACCAAAGCCAATCATGCGATCGGCAGTTAAGCGCTCTTTCATAAACTTTCGGATGGTAATACTCGGGCCTTTTAATGCCAGCGGAGGAATCACTGCATTAACACGAGAACCATCTTTTAAGCGACCATCAACCATCGGTGAGCTTTCATCAATACGACGACCTAAAGGCGCCACTATTCGCTCTATCGCAGAAATAACTGCTTTGTCATTGGTGAAGGTAATCGCTGATCGAATTAGCTGCCCGTCTTTTTCGAAAAAGATCTGGTCTTTGGAATTGACCATAATCTCGCTGATAGCATCGTCTTCTAATAAA
This window encodes:
- a CDS encoding TadE/TadG family type IV pilus assembly protein, yielding MNKKQQRGQSLTETAILMPVLVLLIMGLIQVAQMYKAKATLNHATVQAARAGATENGFLNPMRNALAQTLAPAEYRVKPNEDPNMLSYFAFQQLFRFNETIRGSGAGGVKINVLSPTQQMFDSFRQRVRTLEPCRGVGCPSGGKFRESQPIWQIPNDNLNVYSDAQRSINGRPINLQDANLLKIESTWCYPLRVPFINAIIYQAMKTFRADGGYQHEQWTACRNRRVISRHDYWIPLTSTSVVRMQSPLRCENNPRGGSNCDNLQ
- a CDS encoding tetratricopeptide repeat protein, with product MNKKIMMAIGMALLIAGCSSAPAKKTLDTDILLKADQAYRQGRLVDAEAYYLKIVDKNPTLYETWFRLGNIYVRTGQLDAAIRAFEKCIQLSPEKSKGWNNMALTRIRQAISTLEEGVGMSDASDPGYQQMSKLLSKLVSK
- a CDS encoding type II secretion system F family protein, which translates into the protein MSESYNPEFLKLMFMLLLPLAIVLLVVAITQTAAGIKREDRQYLDPLSGKMRLIWPLVRFFSHYVGDFLPVELIERLNKKLNRAGMRYLMSPEQLVGLQMTSALLVMLVCWLCLAMLEISDPLLLGLAALLGYFMPMLSINDLRNKREKQMIKALPTYLDFLTMAIQAGMNFSGAIIQAVEKGPDGPLKSEFSKVVRDTRAGMSRPDALRAMANRLDMGPVTTFVNAVLQAEKSGASVGETLKIQADQRRTERFQIAEKQAMQAPVKLIFPLVAFIFPVTFIIIFFPIGMMLLESF
- a CDS encoding ATPase, T2SS/T4P/T4SS family; this encodes MFEVRVTTKRGTSVADLHCESDHCTLGKDKNNLIVLHGWKVGRSHAQICLKEDGIYVFDLESRTGTQVNGEKIKNYGPVGESDIIQISDYLIQTKITAELSPVIPVNNNLAGNLFGESREQNISTSTRAATSQSSSTSGQGKKEKSVQTPTSEALPDLELLNEWRKRTHDKLIEFMDLRRIDLNEMGDDELRKFTNNTIQQILSGFNDFPTHLNKQELSRQVLNEAIGLGPLEDLLEDDAISEIMVNSKDQIFFEKDGQLIRSAITFTNDKAVISAIERIVAPLGRRIDESSPMVDGRLKDGSRVNAVIPPLALKGPSITIRKFMKERLTADRMIGFGSLSQPMVSFLQACVTHKQNLVISGGTGSGKTTLLNVLSNFIPDNERIITVEDAAELQLYQPNLVSLEARPPNQEGKGAVAIRELVKNCLRMRPDRIVVGECRGGEALDMLQAMNTGHDGSLTTIHSNSPRDCISRMEVLVLMSGMELPVQAIREQIASAVNIIVQQTRFSCGSRRVTSISEVNGIEGEIVQLGEIFRFRQDGFDENGRVRGYFEATGLIPDFCEDMKRRGLETDLSLFEKGHRL
- a CDS encoding type II secretion system F family protein, with the protein product MTQIILMGGGIFVSVLLLLYLGYQGSQHLIDRYQSSVNETANVGLAELFIFIDPSRLYLLNLVAMFISFFVIWLVAGHWGPAIIGGSLMAFFPRAVYQFLRKQRQDKFMLELPDALNSMSSMMRAGTSTPVAMEMLVAESTGPIRQEFGLLLKEIRVGVDFEDALENMAERMPMDDFKMVVAGMKISREVGGSLAEVLSRLAETIRRKLELEGKINALTAMGKAQGYVMALLPFALGVILFQMEPQAMAKLFDTAWGWAACAVIVVLELQGFFFIKKIVTIDV
- a CDS encoding DUF192 domain-containing protein; translation: MQAASKIDQYNSPDLLQILDLKLADKPWSRMKGLLGQTGLTDNKGLWIIPCNSVHSLFMKFSLDLIWLDKNQQILRIDRDFKPWHFATCLKARSVIEVAAGTVDRIGILHDQYSKG